A single window of Bacteroidota bacterium DNA harbors:
- a CDS encoding OmpA family protein, translated as MKRMGFCIEYRKVIPALLLVFMASGLYAQKNLVPNGGFEAHKNKRNASISNCAPWKGIATVDYYLQALKLDTSRYHGAHSGEASVGLRFQLKYKEFLYVKLIEKLKPGKEYHFVCYFRLLSISTMALKHLGVYFSIKPFVLSDKVDSTNSLYMYNRKGLVGNYDWIKLEGDFVASGGERYLTLGHFVKKTKRDMYRLNRKKLFAIFHESYYFVDDVSLVEKIDPATLAQMKRSVVHKMHVPEEANLYKAGDVVRLSSIFFETAKSDLVDDSYPELDRLIEQLEQNPKMELRINGHTDSQGNEDANQALSEARAKAVFDYLIEKGVANEIDFKGYGSTKPISSNATEEGRKQNRRVEFEITKY; from the coding sequence TTGAAGCGAATGGGCTTTTGTATTGAATATAGAAAAGTGATCCCGGCACTGTTATTGGTGTTCATGGCATCCGGCTTGTATGCTCAGAAAAACCTGGTTCCTAACGGCGGTTTTGAAGCACACAAAAATAAGCGCAATGCATCTATATCGAATTGCGCTCCCTGGAAAGGAATTGCAACCGTTGATTATTATCTGCAGGCTTTAAAACTCGATACAAGCAGATATCACGGAGCTCATTCGGGTGAGGCAAGTGTCGGACTTCGTTTTCAGTTAAAGTATAAGGAGTTTTTGTATGTTAAACTCATTGAGAAATTAAAACCGGGTAAAGAGTATCATTTTGTTTGTTATTTCCGGTTACTTTCTATCAGTACTATGGCCCTCAAGCACCTGGGGGTTTATTTCTCTATCAAACCTTTTGTTCTTTCCGATAAGGTAGATTCAACCAATTCGCTTTATATGTATAACCGAAAGGGTCTCGTTGGAAATTATGACTGGATTAAGCTTGAAGGAGATTTTGTTGCCAGTGGAGGCGAACGATACCTTACACTTGGTCACTTTGTAAAAAAAACAAAACGCGACATGTACAGGTTGAATCGGAAAAAACTATTCGCGATTTTTCATGAGTCCTATTATTTTGTTGATGATGTTTCACTCGTTGAAAAGATCGATCCTGCAACTCTGGCTCAGATGAAGCGCTCCGTGGTTCATAAAATGCATGTGCCTGAAGAAGCAAATTTGTATAAAGCGGGTGATGTTGTTCGTTTGAGCAGTATCTTCTTTGAAACAGCCAAGTCTGACCTTGTTGATGATTCGTACCCGGAATTGGACAGGCTGATCGAGCAGCTTGAGCAAAATCCAAAAATGGAATTGCGTATCAATGGGCATACGGATAGCCAGGGCAATGAGGATGCTAACCAGGCACTTTCGGAAGCAAGGGCTAAAGCCGTATTCGATTACCTTATCGAAAAAGGTGTAGCTAATGAAATTGATTTTAAAGGCTACGGAAGCACAAAACCTATTTCAAGTAATGCTACGGAAGAGGGTAGGAAACAAAACAGGAGAGTAGAATTTGAAATAACGAAATATTGA
- the hemE gene encoding uroporphyrinogen decarboxylase: MLRNDLILRAAKGEDVERTPVWLMRQAGRVLPEYRAVRSKLNGFKELVETPEFACEVSIQPVDILGVDAAIIFSDILVIPEAMGLPYQMVEAKGPWFEKTIQIKNDIDQLRIAQADDLHYVMKALQLTKNELNDRVPLIGFCGAPWTILAYMVEGSGSKTFSKAKKFLYTHPQLAHQLLDKITQSSINYLKGQVKAGADMLQLFDSWAGVLSPEQYREFALKYISKICEAINEVPLTVFAKDAFFVRKDLSTLKCNTIGLDWTMDIAESRELIGWGKTLQGNMDPCLLYADNETIKRETIKMLRAFGPKRHIANLGHGLYPDTEKDKVKFFVDTIKEFKF, encoded by the coding sequence ATGCTGAGAAATGATCTGATTTTACGTGCGGCAAAAGGTGAGGATGTGGAGCGAACTCCTGTCTGGCTCATGCGCCAGGCCGGGCGGGTATTGCCCGAGTATCGCGCAGTACGCTCAAAGCTCAACGGATTTAAAGAGTTGGTTGAAACGCCTGAGTTTGCATGCGAGGTAAGTATACAGCCGGTTGATATTTTAGGTGTTGACGCCGCCATAATTTTTTCCGATATTCTGGTCATTCCTGAGGCAATGGGTTTGCCCTACCAGATGGTAGAAGCGAAGGGACCCTGGTTTGAAAAGACAATTCAGATCAAAAATGATATTGACCAATTGCGGATCGCTCAGGCCGATGACCTTCATTACGTAATGAAAGCATTGCAGCTTACCAAAAATGAATTGAATGATCGTGTTCCTTTGATCGGCTTTTGTGGCGCGCCCTGGACCATACTTGCCTATATGGTAGAAGGTTCTGGCTCTAAGACATTTTCAAAAGCTAAGAAATTTTTATATACACATCCTCAGTTGGCTCACCAATTGCTGGATAAGATTACGCAGAGTTCCATTAATTATTTAAAAGGACAAGTGAAAGCCGGGGCTGATATGCTCCAGCTGTTTGACAGCTGGGCAGGTGTGCTTTCCCCGGAACAATACAGGGAATTTGCATTGAAATATATTTCAAAGATATGTGAAGCAATTAACGAGGTGCCGTTAACAGTTTTTGCTAAAGACGCCTTTTTTGTACGTAAAGATTTAAGTACCTTGAAGTGTAATACAATTGGCCTCGACTGGACCATGGATATTGCTGAAAGCCGTGAATTGATCGGATGGGGTAAAACGCTTCAGGGTAATATGGACCCCTGTTTACTTTATGCCGATAACGAAACGATAAAGAGAGAAACAATAAAAATGCTCAGAGCATTTGGTCCTAAAAGACACATTGCAAATCTTGGTCACGGCCTGTATCCGGATACGGAAAAGGATAAAGTGAAATTTTTTGTTGATACTATTAAAGAATTCAAATTCTGA
- a CDS encoding noncanonical pyrimidine nucleotidase, YjjG family: MVRKYRHIFFDLDHTLWDADANSAETLKELYYKYALQEKGLVSLDAFIEKYDEINKKFWADYSKGRISKQSLRYKRFLLVLQHFGVKNYDLSYSLSEDYVEIAPHKSIVQPYTYEILNYLGSKYSLHIITNGFEDAQFSKLKASKIETHFKRVITPEQAGYKKPSPLIFEYALKQVKANAVDCIMIGDDLEVDILGARAAGMDQVYYNLTDKQHAETISYEIKSLNELMEIL; this comes from the coding sequence ATGGTAAGAAAGTACCGGCACATATTTTTTGATCTTGATCACACACTTTGGGATGCGGATGCCAACTCTGCTGAGACATTAAAAGAGTTGTATTATAAATATGCTTTGCAGGAAAAAGGATTGGTTTCGCTTGATGCGTTCATTGAAAAATACGATGAAATAAATAAGAAGTTCTGGGCCGATTATTCAAAAGGAAGAATAAGCAAGCAATCACTCAGGTACAAACGTTTTTTACTTGTGCTGCAGCATTTTGGCGTGAAAAATTATGATCTGAGTTACAGTTTAAGTGAGGATTATGTTGAAATCGCTCCGCATAAAAGCATTGTACAGCCATATACGTATGAAATATTAAATTATCTGGGAAGTAAGTATTCACTGCATATTATAACTAATGGTTTTGAAGATGCACAGTTTTCCAAATTAAAAGCCTCAAAAATTGAAACTCATTTTAAACGCGTGATAACTCCTGAACAGGCAGGTTATAAAAAGCCATCGCCACTTATCTTTGAATACGCTCTTAAGCAAGTCAAGGCGAATGCGGTTGACTGTATTATGATCGGGGATGATCTGGAAGTTGATATATTGGGTGCACGTGCAGCAGGAATGGATCAGGTGTATTATAATTTAACTGATAAGCAGCATGCTGAAACAATAAGTTATGAGATAAAATCATTGAATGAGTTAATGGAAATATTATAA